The following proteins come from a genomic window of Corallococcus sp. NCRR:
- the lon gene encoding endopeptidase La gives MSDEKKKGTAASAMPTAMAPPGLINKEDIPQVLPILPLRNSVFFPGGVLPLAVGRQKTIALIKDAVRDDQVIGVVTQRRAEEEDPGASDLYTMGTVARIVKLLKMGEDNYSLVVQGLARFRVMELVQEAPYLKARVDAVEDKTSSENVEVEALGINLKKLAREVIELMPELPAAATELVESITHPGHLADLIAANVDVPIEEKQAVLETVDLKARMKLVLELLNRKREILKLSNKIDSAVKGEMSKTQREYYLRQQLKAIKEELGEMGEEEEELDELQERLKKAALPPEVEKVAQKELNRLKTIPAASSEYTVARTYLDWIADLPWSKVSEDNLDIENARQQLDKDHFGIKKVKKRILEYLAVRKLKNDMRGPILCLVGPPGVGKTSLGQSVAKATGRKFVRLSLGGVRDEAEIRGHRRTYVGALPGRFIQSMKKAGTKNPVMMLDEIDKLGADFRGDPSAALLEVLDPEQNSTFSDHYLDVAFDLSKVMFVATANQLDPIPGPLRDRMEIIELTGYTFEEKQAIARIHLVPKQLKEHGLNGDHIEVQDEALLILTTSYTREAGVRNLERRIADICRAVAVEVAGGKLEKQVIGAERVKEILGPETFYSEVAERTEVPGVATGLAWTAAGGDLLFIEATKMAGKGGMTLTGQLGDVMKESATAALSYLRSKAESLGINPNFLEKTDIHLHFPAGSIPKDGPSAGVTILTALTSLLTGIRVRHDTAMTGEATLRGLVLPVGGIKEKVLAAHRAGIKRVILPERCRKDLIDVPDQAKNELEFIFATHMDDVLKAAMETSPFKEGAIPATTTDTPPAEVRA, from the coding sequence ATGTCTGACGAGAAGAAGAAGGGCACCGCGGCCAGCGCCATGCCCACCGCGATGGCCCCTCCGGGGCTCATCAACAAGGAAGACATCCCGCAGGTGCTGCCCATCCTGCCGCTGCGCAACAGTGTCTTCTTCCCCGGCGGTGTGCTGCCCCTGGCCGTCGGCCGCCAGAAGACGATCGCGCTGATCAAGGACGCCGTCCGTGACGACCAGGTCATCGGCGTCGTGACGCAGCGCCGCGCCGAGGAAGAGGATCCGGGCGCGTCCGACCTGTACACGATGGGCACCGTCGCCCGCATCGTGAAGCTGCTGAAGATGGGCGAGGACAACTACTCGCTCGTGGTCCAGGGCCTCGCGCGCTTCCGCGTGATGGAGCTGGTCCAGGAAGCGCCCTACCTGAAGGCCCGCGTCGACGCGGTGGAGGACAAGACCTCCAGCGAGAACGTCGAAGTGGAGGCCCTGGGCATCAACCTGAAGAAGCTGGCGCGCGAGGTCATCGAGCTGATGCCCGAGCTGCCCGCCGCCGCCACGGAGCTGGTGGAGAGCATCACGCATCCGGGCCACCTGGCGGACCTCATCGCCGCCAACGTGGACGTGCCCATCGAGGAGAAGCAGGCCGTGCTGGAGACGGTCGACCTCAAGGCGCGCATGAAGCTCGTCCTGGAGCTGCTCAACCGCAAGCGCGAGATCCTCAAGCTCTCCAACAAGATCGACTCCGCCGTGAAGGGCGAGATGTCGAAGACCCAGCGCGAGTACTACCTGCGCCAGCAGCTCAAGGCGATCAAGGAAGAGCTCGGCGAGATGGGCGAGGAGGAGGAGGAGCTCGACGAGCTGCAGGAGCGCCTGAAGAAGGCCGCCCTGCCTCCGGAGGTGGAGAAGGTCGCCCAGAAGGAGCTCAACCGCCTGAAGACGATCCCGGCGGCCTCCAGCGAGTACACCGTCGCGCGCACCTACCTGGACTGGATCGCGGACCTGCCGTGGTCGAAGGTGTCCGAGGACAACCTCGACATCGAGAACGCGCGCCAGCAGCTGGACAAGGATCACTTCGGCATCAAGAAGGTGAAGAAGCGCATCCTGGAGTACCTGGCCGTCCGCAAGCTGAAGAACGACATGCGCGGGCCCATCCTGTGCCTCGTCGGTCCCCCGGGCGTCGGCAAGACGTCGCTGGGCCAGAGCGTGGCCAAGGCCACGGGCCGCAAGTTCGTGCGCCTGTCGCTGGGCGGCGTGCGTGACGAGGCCGAAATCCGTGGCCACCGCCGCACGTACGTGGGCGCGCTGCCGGGCCGCTTCATCCAGAGCATGAAGAAGGCCGGGACGAAGAACCCGGTCATGATGCTGGACGAAATCGACAAGCTGGGCGCGGACTTCCGCGGCGACCCGAGCGCGGCGCTGCTGGAGGTGCTGGACCCGGAGCAGAACAGCACTTTCAGCGACCACTACCTGGACGTGGCGTTCGACCTGTCGAAGGTCATGTTCGTCGCCACGGCGAACCAGCTGGATCCCATCCCCGGGCCGCTCCGCGACCGCATGGAGATCATCGAGCTGACGGGCTACACGTTCGAGGAGAAGCAGGCCATCGCCCGCATCCACCTCGTGCCGAAGCAGCTCAAGGAGCACGGCCTCAACGGGGACCACATCGAGGTGCAGGACGAGGCGTTGCTCATCCTGACCACGTCGTACACCCGCGAGGCGGGCGTGCGTAACCTGGAGCGCCGCATCGCGGACATCTGCCGCGCGGTGGCGGTGGAGGTGGCCGGCGGCAAGCTGGAGAAGCAGGTCATCGGCGCGGAGCGCGTGAAGGAGATCCTCGGGCCCGAGACGTTCTACTCGGAGGTCGCGGAGCGCACGGAGGTTCCCGGTGTGGCGACGGGCCTCGCGTGGACCGCGGCGGGTGGCGACCTGCTCTTCATCGAGGCGACCAAGATGGCGGGCAAGGGCGGCATGACCCTGACCGGCCAGCTGGGTGACGTGATGAAGGAGTCCGCCACGGCGGCGCTGAGCTACCTGCGCAGCAAGGCGGAGTCGCTCGGCATCAACCCGAACTTCCTCGAGAAGACGGACATCCACCTGCACTTCCCCGCGGGCTCCATCCCCAAGGATGGTCCTTCGGCCGGCGTCACCATCCTGACCGCGCTCACCAGCCTGCTGACGGGCATCCGGGTGCGGCACGACACGGCGATGACGGGTGAGGCCACGCTGCGCGGCCTGGTGCTGCCGGTGGGCGGCATCAAGGAGAAGGTCCTGGCGGCGCACCGCGCGGGCATCAAGCGCGTCATCCTGCCGGAGCGTTGCCGCAAGGACCTCATCGACGTGCCGGACCAGGCGAAGAACGAGCTGGAGTTCATCTTCGCCACGCACATGGACGACGTCCTCAAGGCGGCGATGGAGACCTCTCCGTTCAAGGAGGGGGCGATTCCGGCCACCACCACGGACACGCCTCCGGCGGAAGTCCGGGCGTAA
- a CDS encoding cytochrome P450, with protein MSERFNLLSPEVKANPYPTYARMRREAPVCQVEPGGMWAVSRHEDVLRVLKDPQRFSSQGFRVATNPPWLGGNPFSESMLTMDPPQHGRLRVLVQKAFGAGAMARLEPRVRDLCRQAVAELPRGVPVDLMPPYALRIPAAVISELLGLDPTRATRLKQWADLITGGVTTVRPEEEDRKQRARDAVAELRQYFGEVLDARARAPGTDLVSELQQARVDGEALSKDELIAFMALLLVGGIETVVHLLGASLVVLREHPEIWAQLRSDRSRIPAFIDEVLRYEPPAQAAPRLTTEAVELGGVRLPKGAPVLVLLGSAAHDDAHFPDGDRFNLSRPGPQNLPFGHGVHFCLGAQLARMEGRLALEALLDAFRHLQAGPEPMTWHRTLVVRGPATLPLVLHPH; from the coding sequence ATGAGCGAGCGCTTCAACCTCCTGTCGCCGGAAGTGAAGGCCAACCCCTATCCCACCTACGCCCGCATGCGCCGCGAGGCCCCCGTGTGTCAGGTGGAGCCCGGTGGCATGTGGGCCGTGTCGCGCCATGAAGACGTGCTGCGCGTCCTCAAGGACCCCCAGCGCTTCTCCTCGCAGGGCTTCCGCGTGGCCACCAACCCGCCCTGGCTGGGCGGCAATCCCTTCTCCGAGTCCATGCTCACCATGGACCCGCCCCAGCACGGCCGCCTGCGGGTGCTGGTGCAGAAGGCGTTCGGCGCTGGCGCCATGGCCCGGCTGGAGCCCCGCGTGCGCGACCTCTGCCGGCAGGCGGTGGCGGAGCTGCCCCGGGGCGTGCCCGTGGACCTGATGCCCCCGTACGCGCTGCGCATCCCGGCCGCCGTCATCAGCGAGCTGTTGGGCCTGGACCCCACGCGCGCCACGCGCCTGAAGCAGTGGGCGGACCTCATCACCGGCGGCGTCACCACCGTCCGCCCGGAGGAAGAGGACCGCAAGCAGAGGGCCCGCGACGCGGTGGCGGAGCTGCGCCAGTACTTCGGCGAGGTGCTGGACGCCCGCGCCCGCGCGCCTGGCACGGACCTGGTCAGCGAGCTGCAACAGGCCCGCGTGGACGGCGAGGCCCTGTCGAAGGACGAGCTCATCGCCTTCATGGCGCTCCTGCTGGTGGGCGGCATCGAGACGGTGGTGCACCTCTTGGGCGCGTCACTCGTCGTGCTGCGGGAGCACCCGGAGATCTGGGCCCAGCTGCGCTCGGACCGCTCGCGCATCCCGGCCTTCATCGACGAGGTGCTGCGCTACGAGCCGCCCGCCCAGGCCGCGCCGCGCCTCACCACGGAGGCGGTGGAGCTGGGCGGGGTGCGCCTGCCCAAGGGCGCCCCGGTGCTGGTGCTCCTGGGCTCCGCCGCGCACGACGACGCGCACTTCCCGGACGGCGACCGCTTCAACCTGTCCCGCCCGGGTCCGCAGAACCTGCCCTTCGGCCACGGCGTCCACTTCTGCCTGGGCGCGCAGCTGGCGCGCATGGAGGGCCGCCTGGCGCTGGAGGCCCTGCTGGACGCCTTCCGCCACCTGCAGGCCGGCCCGGAGCCCATGACGTGGCACCGCACGCTGGTGGTGCGCGGGCCCGCCACGCTGCCGCTCGTGCTGCACCCGCATTGA
- a CDS encoding aldo/keto reductase — protein sequence MKYTNLGHTGLRVSRICLGCMSYGTPKWRPWVLDEEAAQPFFRRAVELGVTFFDTANMYSDGVSEEVTGRALRKYAKLDEVVLATKVYFPTGSGQNERGLSRKAITQACEASLKRLGVETIDLYQIHRMDPNTPIEETLSALDQLVRQGKVRYLGASSAYAWQFMRALSVSERNGWARFVSMQNHYNLVYREEEREMLPLCEAEGVGVIPWSPLARGLLAGSRKSLDDKEATTRAGSDTLSPILYNQPGDWDVVEAVKQVAEARKAPPAQVALAWLLSKPVVTAPIIGATKPEHLEDAVKAVSLKLTPEEVKALEAPYKPHAVRGL from the coding sequence ATGAAGTACACGAACCTGGGACACACGGGCCTGCGGGTCTCCCGCATCTGCCTGGGCTGCATGAGCTACGGCACCCCGAAGTGGCGCCCGTGGGTGCTGGATGAAGAAGCCGCGCAGCCCTTCTTCCGCCGCGCGGTGGAGCTGGGCGTCACCTTCTTCGACACCGCGAACATGTACTCGGACGGCGTCAGCGAAGAGGTGACGGGCCGCGCGCTGCGCAAGTACGCGAAGCTGGACGAGGTGGTGCTCGCGACGAAGGTCTACTTCCCCACGGGCAGCGGCCAGAACGAGCGCGGCCTGTCGCGCAAGGCCATCACCCAGGCGTGCGAGGCGAGCCTGAAGCGGCTGGGCGTGGAGACCATCGACCTCTACCAAATCCACCGGATGGACCCGAACACGCCCATCGAGGAGACGCTGTCCGCGTTGGATCAGCTCGTGCGCCAGGGCAAGGTGCGCTACCTGGGCGCGAGCTCCGCGTACGCGTGGCAGTTCATGCGCGCGCTCAGCGTGTCCGAGCGCAACGGCTGGGCGCGCTTCGTGTCCATGCAGAACCACTACAACCTCGTCTACCGCGAGGAGGAGCGGGAGATGCTGCCCCTCTGCGAGGCGGAGGGCGTGGGCGTCATCCCCTGGTCGCCGCTGGCGCGAGGCCTGCTCGCCGGCTCACGCAAGTCGCTGGACGACAAGGAGGCCACGACGCGCGCGGGCTCCGACACGCTGTCGCCCATCCTCTACAACCAGCCCGGGGACTGGGACGTGGTGGAGGCGGTGAAGCAGGTGGCGGAGGCACGCAAGGCCCCGCCCGCGCAGGTGGCCCTGGCGTGGCTGCTGTCCAAGCCCGTCGTCACCGCGCCCATCATCGGCGCGACGAAGCCCGAGCACCTGGAGGACGCGGTGAAGGCCGTGAGCCTCAAGCTGACGCCGGAAGAGGTGAAGGCGCTGGAGGCCCCCTACAAGCCGCACGCGGTGCGCGGCCTGTAG
- a CDS encoding FHA domain-containing protein, giving the protein MDEVIFLEVLEGDAVHSRHRLDKLPVTVGRGYANDIILDDPKVSAEHLRLERREDGAVVLHDVGSVNGTFRVEPWAALKELVLTPDARVSVGDTVLRFRPRSFVVEDTVVNEAPASPRERLFERPRAFALAMQALVVFSFISERATQFGKTDWGDLLLSSVLPLGLALLWAGGWSLASRIARRSFHFRVHATIGSLLLLGFAVAPPLFALLSFSFSLGAWLGFVRTLAVLGLVGWGIYWHLRYVTRWSSRRLVRGLVIASLGVLALTNVSELLGNEPFSEELEFPRSLLPPVLRVAPAHSMDSFFEDVKPLEKKVDALVKER; this is encoded by the coding sequence GTGGACGAAGTGATCTTCCTGGAGGTGCTGGAAGGGGACGCCGTCCACTCGCGCCACCGGCTGGACAAGCTGCCGGTGACGGTGGGGCGCGGCTACGCCAACGACATCATCCTGGACGACCCGAAGGTCTCCGCCGAGCACCTGCGCCTGGAGCGGCGCGAGGACGGCGCGGTGGTGCTGCATGACGTGGGCAGCGTCAACGGCACCTTCCGCGTGGAGCCGTGGGCGGCATTGAAGGAGCTGGTCCTCACCCCGGACGCGCGCGTGTCGGTGGGGGACACGGTGCTGCGCTTCCGTCCGCGCTCCTTCGTGGTGGAGGACACCGTCGTCAACGAAGCCCCGGCCTCGCCGCGGGAGCGCCTCTTCGAGCGTCCCCGCGCCTTCGCGCTGGCGATGCAGGCGCTGGTGGTCTTCTCCTTCATCTCCGAGCGGGCGACCCAGTTCGGGAAGACGGACTGGGGCGACCTGCTGTTGTCCAGCGTGCTGCCGCTGGGACTGGCGCTCCTGTGGGCCGGAGGCTGGTCGCTGGCGAGCCGCATCGCCCGGCGCAGCTTCCACTTCCGCGTGCACGCCACCATCGGTTCGCTGCTGCTCCTGGGCTTCGCGGTGGCACCGCCCCTGTTCGCGCTGTTGAGCTTCAGCTTCTCGCTGGGCGCGTGGCTGGGCTTCGTGCGCACGCTGGCGGTGCTGGGGCTGGTGGGGTGGGGGATCTACTGGCACCTGCGCTACGTGACGCGCTGGAGTTCCAGGCGGCTGGTGCGCGGGCTCGTCATCGCGTCGCTGGGCGTACTGGCGCTGACCAACGTGTCGGAGCTACTGGGCAACGAGCCCTTCAGCGAGGAGCTGGAGTTCCCCCGCTCGCTGCTGCCGCCGGTGCTGCGCGTGGCCCCGGCGCACTCCATGGACTCGTTCTTCGAGGACGTGAAGCCGCTGGAGAAGAAGGTGGACGCGCTCGTGAAGGAGCGCTGA
- a CDS encoding S1 family peptidase: MFSLLLVAVLAQGPSAPPEPPASPAQPPVLPAPDAGVADSVPPLPVASLPPATHELFRRIQGRVSQVRIIERRSGTKSSIGSAFFVSAKGHALTNYHVVSDLVLHPEDYTAELDRGDATVPVRLLAVDVASDLAVIQVDAPISDYFKLEEHEPPQGTRLFAMGNPRDLGTTIVEGTYNGLVRDALYERVHFTGAINPGMSGGPTLSGEGGVVGVNVATMGNQVGFLVPVARARALLDKALEQGAPPEPAALMTSVNEQLMANQQRITDRLMATDLPKQSLGGYRVPGRWSPFLKCWGDTPHDPETPYTVTSYQCSSEEDIFLSSSHRTGVVAYLHQHVESQKLGAMRFSALYSTLFSQDPDAVAATREDVTNFRCKSEFVDVNGLTVRAAICLRAYRRFPGLYDLVLRAATLNASTHGVDTSLTLGGFSAENARMLARRYLEGLSWTK, translated from the coding sequence ATGTTCTCCCTCCTCCTTGTCGCCGTGCTCGCGCAGGGGCCCTCGGCTCCTCCAGAGCCTCCGGCGTCCCCGGCCCAGCCGCCGGTCCTTCCGGCGCCGGACGCTGGCGTCGCGGACTCGGTGCCGCCCCTGCCGGTGGCGTCGCTGCCCCCGGCCACGCACGAGCTGTTCCGCCGCATCCAGGGCCGCGTCTCGCAGGTGCGCATCATCGAGCGCCGCTCCGGGACGAAGTCCTCCATCGGCTCCGCGTTCTTCGTGAGCGCGAAGGGCCACGCCCTCACGAACTACCACGTCGTCTCCGACCTGGTGCTCCACCCGGAGGACTACACCGCGGAGCTGGACCGGGGCGACGCGACGGTGCCGGTGCGCCTGCTCGCGGTGGACGTGGCGAGCGACCTGGCCGTCATCCAGGTGGACGCGCCCATCAGCGACTACTTCAAGCTGGAGGAGCACGAACCGCCGCAGGGCACGCGCCTGTTCGCCATGGGCAACCCGCGCGACCTGGGCACCACCATCGTGGAGGGCACCTACAACGGCCTGGTGCGCGACGCCCTCTACGAGCGCGTGCACTTCACCGGCGCCATCAACCCCGGCATGAGCGGCGGGCCCACCCTCAGCGGCGAGGGCGGCGTCGTGGGCGTCAACGTGGCCACCATGGGCAACCAGGTGGGCTTCCTGGTGCCGGTGGCCCGGGCGCGGGCGCTGCTCGACAAGGCGCTGGAGCAGGGCGCTCCGCCAGAGCCCGCCGCGCTGATGACGTCCGTGAACGAGCAGCTCATGGCCAACCAGCAGCGCATCACCGACCGGCTGATGGCCACGGACCTGCCGAAGCAGTCGCTGGGCGGCTACCGCGTCCCCGGCCGCTGGAGCCCCTTCCTCAAGTGCTGGGGCGACACGCCGCATGACCCGGAGACGCCCTACACGGTGACGAGCTACCAGTGCTCCTCCGAGGAGGACATCTTCCTGTCCTCCAGCCACCGCACGGGCGTGGTGGCCTACCTGCACCAGCACGTCGAGAGCCAGAAGCTGGGCGCCATGCGCTTCTCCGCGCTCTACAGCACGCTCTTCTCCCAGGACCCGGACGCGGTGGCCGCCACGCGCGAGGACGTCACCAACTTCCGCTGCAAGTCGGAGTTCGTGGACGTGAACGGCCTCACGGTGCGCGCCGCCATCTGCCTGCGCGCCTACCGCCGCTTCCCGGGCCTCTACGACCTGGTGCTGCGCGCGGCCACGCTGAACGCGTCCACGCACGGCGTGGACACCAGCCTCACGCTGGGCGGCTTCTCCGCGGAGAACGCACGCATGCTGGCGCGCCGCTACCTGGAGGGGCTGTCGTGGACGAAGTGA